In Vicinamibacteria bacterium, one DNA window encodes the following:
- a CDS encoding ATP-binding protein translates to SSALPEALRHLLEPTEASGIYLFENFEDATAGLSMRPLCEIMAEGIERDAGAYAGTASIPYSRLERWRDELSADNCVGGVVASLPESERVLLSDLNVKSILALPLFVDGAWHGFLGFLDLEREREWSKADIRSLETAAEMVGVYLGRKRAAEALRLSEERFRSLVENANDVIFSMAVDGRLTYLSPKFTDATGYPVEEVLGNTLFPMMNREDIERAQHWLDHGLEGGERFSGYEYRFRHRDGSWHWWVATASVLRDGDGRPREIVGVAHDFTRMKEVLEDLARANQELRETQSRLVQSEKMASLGSLVAGIAHEINTPVGAISSMHDTLVRALRKLESTLNEDHPGIVDASPSLQSALKLVQEANRVIDSGTQRVTEIVRRLRSFARLDQAELKKADIHEGLEDTLALIHHELKHNIVVKRDYGDVPPISCYPGRLNQVFLNLLNNARQAIHGKGEIRIQTFVRDARVHIVVSDTGWGISSEHLRKIFDPGFTTKGVGVGTGLGLSICYQIVQDHRGEILVESEPGKGSTFTVVLPMDLDEWSPLVGTSTVDEVR, encoded by the coding sequence CTCGAGTGCTCTCCCCGAAGCCCTCCGGCATCTCCTCGAGCCAACCGAGGCCTCGGGTATCTACCTATTCGAAAACTTCGAGGACGCGACCGCCGGACTGTCGATGAGGCCCCTCTGTGAAATCATGGCGGAAGGGATCGAGCGGGACGCGGGAGCGTATGCCGGTACGGCGTCGATCCCATACAGCCGGCTCGAAAGGTGGCGCGACGAGCTCTCCGCCGACAACTGCGTGGGCGGTGTGGTGGCCTCTCTTCCGGAAAGCGAACGGGTGCTGCTCTCTGACCTCAATGTCAAATCCATCCTCGCGCTCCCCCTCTTCGTCGACGGTGCGTGGCACGGGTTTCTCGGCTTTCTCGACCTCGAACGGGAACGCGAGTGGAGCAAAGCGGACATCCGCTCTCTCGAGACGGCGGCAGAGATGGTCGGCGTATACCTCGGCCGGAAACGCGCCGCCGAGGCGCTGCGCCTCAGCGAGGAGCGCTTCCGCTCCCTGGTCGAGAACGCGAACGACGTCATCTTCTCGATGGCAGTCGACGGTCGGCTGACCTACCTTTCTCCAAAGTTCACCGACGCCACGGGGTACCCCGTCGAGGAGGTTCTGGGGAACACCCTCTTCCCCATGATGAACCGCGAAGACATCGAGCGGGCGCAGCATTGGCTCGATCACGGTCTCGAGGGCGGAGAGCGGTTCTCGGGATACGAGTACCGCTTCCGCCACCGGGACGGATCGTGGCACTGGTGGGTGGCAACCGCGTCCGTGCTTCGCGACGGAGACGGCCGACCCCGTGAGATCGTCGGCGTCGCCCATGACTTCACTCGGATGAAAGAAGTCCTCGAAGATCTGGCACGTGCGAACCAGGAGCTCCGGGAGACGCAGTCACGGCTCGTGCAGTCGGAGAAAATGGCCTCCCTGGGCTCGCTCGTCGCCGGAATCGCACACGAGATCAACACGCCGGTCGGAGCCATCAGCAGCATGCACGACACCCTGGTTCGCGCATTGCGAAAGCTCGAGTCAACGCTCAACGAGGATCATCCTGGCATCGTGGACGCGAGCCCGTCGCTCCAGTCGGCGCTGAAGCTCGTCCAGGAGGCGAATCGAGTCATCGATAGCGGCACGCAGCGGGTCACCGAGATCGTGCGGCGCCTGCGGAGCTTCGCCCGGCTCGACCAGGCCGAGCTGAAGAAGGCCGACATTCACGAAGGGCTCGAGGACACGCTCGCCCTCATCCACCACGAGCTGAAGCACAATATCGTCGTCAAGCGCGACTACGGGGATGTTCCCCCGATTTCCTGCTATCCCGGAAGGCTGAACCAGGTCTTCCTCAACCTCTTGAACAACGCGCGCCAGGCAATCCATGGAAAAGGAGAGATCCGAATCCAGACCTTCGTTCGCGACGCGCGGGTGCACATCGTGGTGAGCGATACCGGCTGGGGGATTTCCTCGGAGCACCTCAGAAAGATCTTCGATCCCGGTTTCACTACCAAGGGGGTCGGGGTGGGAACCGGTCTGGGACTGTCGATCTGCTACCAGATCGTCCAGGACCACCGGGGCGAGATCCTGGTAGAGAGCGAGCCGGGCAAAGGGTCGACGTTCACCGTGGTCTTGCCGATGGATCTAGACGAGTGGAGCCCGCTCGTCGGAACCAGCACCGTGGACGAGGTGCGCTGA